The Thermomicrobiales bacterium genome contains a region encoding:
- a CDS encoding PspA/IM30 family protein, translating into MAILDRLSLLLRANVHAAIDRAEDPEKVLDQLIRDAEAGRQAGQQQLVEIVTQRNRVAAEAAHEERVARKAMAQAEIAVRNGNDELARDALRRRHDAIEAAGLYGQQAEAQQLMVDRLKTQLAQIDTKLRRMRQERTNLVARQRAAEAQSAVATAAFKISEVNVDGELARMGRRVRQSEAIASASLEVYSDTLSGRLDAFEDERVEAQLLALKGKTVAGIDLLGDPLLLALDESGEQQDHLQMSP; encoded by the coding sequence ATGGCAATCCTCGATCGTCTCTCGCTACTCTTGCGCGCGAATGTGCACGCCGCGATCGACCGGGCAGAAGATCCCGAGAAGGTGCTCGATCAACTGATTCGGGATGCCGAGGCTGGGCGCCAGGCAGGGCAGCAACAACTGGTCGAGATCGTGACGCAGCGCAATCGCGTTGCCGCCGAGGCCGCACATGAGGAACGAGTGGCGCGCAAGGCGATGGCACAGGCGGAAATCGCTGTGCGTAACGGAAACGACGAGCTTGCCCGGGACGCGCTGCGCCGCCGGCATGACGCCATCGAGGCGGCCGGTTTGTATGGGCAGCAAGCCGAAGCGCAGCAGCTCATGGTCGATCGGCTCAAGACTCAGCTCGCGCAGATCGACACCAAGTTGCGGCGCATGCGGCAGGAACGCACCAACCTGGTAGCTCGCCAGCGGGCGGCAGAAGCGCAATCCGCGGTCGCAACCGCGGCGTTCAAGATCAGTGAGGTGAATGTCGACGGAGAGCTTGCGCGAATGGGGCGGCGGGTTCGGCAATCGGAAGCGATTGCTTCGGCTTCGCTCGAGGTCTACTCCGACACCCTTTCGGGGCGGCTCGATGCGTTCGAGGACGAACGCGTCGAAGCGCAGCTCCTGGCGTTGAAGGGGAAGACGGTTGCCGGTATCGACCTGCTCGGTGACCCATTGCTTCTTGCGCTCGATGAGTCCGGCGAGCAGCAGGACCATTTGCAGATGTCACCATGA
- a CDS encoding pyridoxal-phosphate dependent enzyme, translated as MVTAPRRTHHSSTLHSPVFGGPAGSDPAVVQAIGDTPLLGLSRFAQRIDLPASIELWLKAEWANPGGSVKDRPALAIVREGLASGLLGNGKTLLDATSGNTGIAYAMLGAAFGFPVELVVPETASSERKAILAAYGATIVYSDPYEGSNGAILLARELAAAHPERYFYADQYSNAANPRAHFESTGPEIWEQTDGRITHFVAGLGTTGTMMGTGAFLREQDPGVTLVAVQPAESFHGIEGLKHLPTAIVPSIYDEGVPDVQIGVDTDDAYAFARELARVEGIFAGISTGAALAGSVRIARECAERDEPAVIVFVAPDGGGKYLSTELWS; from the coding sequence GTGGTTACAGCTCCAAGACGGACGCATCACAGCTCGACGTTGCACAGTCCAGTGTTTGGCGGACCTGCGGGAAGCGATCCTGCTGTGGTGCAAGCGATTGGCGATACCCCGCTGCTCGGGTTGAGCCGGTTTGCGCAACGTATCGACTTGCCGGCCAGTATCGAACTTTGGCTCAAGGCGGAGTGGGCCAACCCCGGTGGATCGGTCAAGGACCGGCCAGCGCTTGCGATCGTGCGAGAGGGACTCGCCTCGGGATTGCTCGGCAATGGCAAGACATTGCTCGACGCAACTTCGGGCAATACCGGCATCGCCTACGCCATGCTCGGTGCGGCGTTCGGGTTCCCGGTCGAGTTGGTGGTTCCCGAGACCGCTTCCAGCGAACGCAAGGCAATCCTGGCGGCGTATGGCGCGACCATCGTCTACAGCGATCCGTATGAAGGATCGAATGGAGCCATTTTGCTGGCACGTGAACTGGCCGCCGCGCATCCCGAGCGCTATTTCTACGCCGACCAATACAGCAACGCCGCGAACCCGCGTGCCCATTTCGAATCGACCGGTCCCGAGATTTGGGAACAGACCGATGGACGGATCACGCACTTCGTGGCGGGACTGGGTACGACCGGGACCATGATGGGCACCGGGGCGTTTCTGCGTGAGCAAGACCCGGGGGTCACACTGGTGGCCGTTCAGCCTGCCGAGTCGTTCCACGGCATCGAGGGATTGAAACACCTGCCGACCGCCATCGTGCCGTCGATCTACGACGAGGGTGTGCCCGACGTGCAGATCGGCGTCGATACCGACGACGCGTACGCGTTCGCCCGGGAGCTTGCCCGGGTGGAGGGTATCTTCGCCGGGATCTCGACCGGCGCCGCGTTGGCCGGATCGGTGCGCATCGCCCGTGAATGCGCGGAACGGGATGAACCGGCCGTCATCGTTTTCGTAGCTCCGGACGGTGGCGGGAAGTACCTGTCGACCGAGCTGTGGAGTTGA
- a CDS encoding VWA domain-containing protein: MQRAVSFVAAVAFFFVFCGGAGVVRDQLDHSSDAPASEKFAILTGSENRALFEDAESEEPTIMERFAEREGIEFVPSYQGSVDTMMDLQRGATAYDAVWPASSVWLGLGDTQHVVSRTRSIMGTPVVFGIKRSKAEELGWIGKDVYVDDILTAAESDQLDFMMSSATQSNSGAMAYLGYLYAFAGHPDVLTSEMLDDLEVADKLTRILGAVDRTAGASGYLRDLFLENYADYDGMVNNESAIITANQRLIAQGESDLLYVVYPVDGLAIADWPLGFLDRGDPEKAALFDRMQTYLQSPEVQRELTSMGRRTGLGLQMDPALVNPAVFNPDWGIDVDRVLVPITLPSAEVMLKALDLYQTTFRKPSFVVFCLDFSGSMGGSGIENLKEAMVTLLDPEVSDDYLLQRTDRDRLFVLAYSEGVKMSHSIQGNDPADLQGMLEKIQDTDTGGGTNTWNCLQEALTYFQEMPDGYTPAIVLMTDGKANKGSFDDFVADLPANPKEIVPVYSILFGDASKGQLEKITAVTKGISTTDGRDSSMPCATLLPTPDLSFRSVFGPADANRTEVLDESQFLWRTKQA, translated from the coding sequence ATGCAAAGGGCCGTGTCGTTTGTCGCGGCCGTAGCCTTCTTCTTCGTCTTCTGTGGGGGAGCAGGCGTGGTCCGCGACCAACTCGACCATAGCAGCGATGCGCCTGCGAGCGAGAAGTTCGCCATTCTCACCGGATCGGAAAATCGCGCGCTTTTCGAAGACGCCGAATCTGAAGAACCGACCATCATGGAGCGCTTTGCCGAACGAGAAGGAATCGAGTTCGTTCCTTCGTACCAGGGTTCGGTCGACACGATGATGGATCTGCAACGCGGCGCGACAGCATACGACGCCGTCTGGCCCGCCAGCTCGGTCTGGCTCGGCTTGGGCGACACCCAGCACGTGGTCTCCAGAACCCGTAGCATCATGGGTACTCCGGTTGTGTTCGGCATCAAGCGCAGCAAAGCGGAGGAACTGGGATGGATCGGCAAGGATGTCTACGTAGACGATATTCTGACCGCCGCGGAAAGCGATCAGCTCGATTTCATGATGTCGAGCGCCACCCAGAGCAACTCGGGTGCGATGGCCTATCTCGGGTATCTCTATGCCTTTGCCGGGCACCCAGACGTGCTCACGAGTGAGATGCTCGACGATCTAGAGGTTGCCGACAAACTAACTCGCATCCTTGGCGCAGTCGACCGCACCGCCGGCGCCTCCGGATATCTGCGCGATCTCTTCCTGGAAAACTATGCCGATTACGACGGCATGGTGAACAACGAGTCGGCCATCATTACCGCGAACCAGCGGCTCATCGCGCAAGGGGAATCCGACCTGCTCTACGTCGTCTATCCCGTCGACGGGCTGGCGATCGCCGACTGGCCGCTCGGTTTCCTCGATCGTGGCGATCCCGAAAAAGCCGCGCTCTTCGATCGCATGCAAACCTACCTGCAATCCCCGGAAGTCCAGCGAGAGCTGACCTCCATGGGCCGGCGCACCGGATTGGGTTTGCAAATGGATCCTGCCCTGGTCAATCCCGCCGTGTTCAACCCCGACTGGGGTATCGATGTCGATCGCGTCTTGGTTCCCATCACGCTTCCCTCGGCCGAGGTGATGCTGAAAGCGCTCGATCTCTACCAGACCACCTTCCGAAAGCCGTCGTTTGTCGTGTTCTGTCTCGATTTCTCAGGCAGCATGGGTGGCAGCGGAATTGAGAACCTAAAGGAAGCTATGGTGACCCTTCTCGATCCGGAGGTGTCCGATGACTACCTGTTACAGCGCACCGACCGCGATCGCCTGTTCGTGCTTGCCTATAGCGAAGGGGTAAAGATGAGCCACTCCATCCAGGGGAACGATCCTGCCGATCTTCAGGGGATGCTCGAAAAGATTCAGGACACAGACACGGGCGGAGGGACCAATACCTGGAACTGCCTGCAAGAAGCGTTGACATACTTTCAGGAAATGCCGGACGGCTACACACCGGCCATCGTGCTGATGACCGATGGAAAAGCGAACAAAGGCAGCTTCGACGATTTCGTGGCCGACCTCCCGGCGAACCCGAAAGAGATCGTACCGGTCTATTCGATTCTCTTTGGGGATGCCTCCAAAGGACAACTTGAAAAGATCACTGCCGTAACGAAGGGGATATCTACGACGGACGGGAGGGACTCATCGATGCCATGCGCGACGCTTTTGCCAACGCCTGACCTCTCGTTTCGATCCGTCTTCGGTCCAGCGGATGCCAATCGCACGGAGGTGCTGGATGAATCTCAGTTTCTCTGGAGAACGAAGCAAGCGTGA
- a CDS encoding RDD family protein, giving the protein MHRCGSHSGMHLLKVRVVDSEGNPPGIRRSIVRYIIPALSLLPWLAFLASPGFMLDLGAPVLIVLGAATMVLGVLDPLWMIWDAQKQTLHDKLASTFVVNVG; this is encoded by the coding sequence ATTCATCGCTGCGGGAGCCACTCCGGCATGCACTTGCTCAAGGTGCGCGTGGTCGATAGTGAAGGAAATCCGCCAGGCATTCGGCGTTCGATTGTGCGCTACATCATTCCTGCCTTGAGCTTGCTGCCCTGGTTGGCATTTCTGGCCTCACCTGGTTTCATGCTCGATCTCGGTGCTCCGGTGTTGATCGTGCTGGGGGCGGCGACGATGGTGCTCGGCGTGCTCGATCCGCTCTGGATGATCTGGGACGCGCAGAAGCAGACGCTCCACGACAAGCTGGCGTCGACGTTTGTAGTCAATGTGGGGTAG
- a CDS encoding 3-keto-5-aminohexanoate cleavage protein — MAKSGARKVIVTCAVTGAVHVPSQSPHLPVTPEQIAESAIGAAEAGAAIVHLHARNPETGKPTPEPDQYLAFIPEIKERCNAIINITTGGGQGMTLEERTAAAKRLSPEMCSLNMGSMNFARYQMAARIKEYKNEWEAADLEASRDYIFRNTWADIERILKELGEGHGIRFEFECYDVGHLYNLAHFVDRGLIEPPFFVQTIFGILGGIGTDPEDLMHMKRTADRLFGDDYVWSVLGGGRHQFNLVTMGAIMGSNVRVGLEDNLYLGKGELAESNADQVAKIVRILNELSLDIASPDEAREMLHTKGVHQVAF, encoded by the coding sequence TTGGCGAAGAGTGGCGCTCGCAAGGTCATCGTTACCTGTGCCGTGACGGGGGCGGTGCATGTGCCGTCGCAGTCGCCGCATCTGCCGGTCACGCCCGAGCAGATCGCCGAATCGGCGATCGGCGCCGCGGAAGCGGGCGCGGCGATCGTCCATCTGCACGCCCGCAACCCTGAGACCGGCAAGCCGACTCCAGAGCCAGATCAGTACCTGGCGTTCATCCCCGAGATCAAGGAACGCTGCAACGCCATCATCAACATCACCACCGGCGGCGGTCAGGGCATGACGCTGGAGGAGCGCACCGCAGCCGCCAAACGGCTCTCCCCCGAAATGTGCTCGCTGAACATGGGATCGATGAACTTCGCCCGGTACCAGATGGCGGCGCGCATCAAGGAATACAAGAACGAATGGGAAGCGGCCGATCTGGAAGCCTCGCGCGACTATATCTTCCGCAATACCTGGGCCGACATCGAACGCATTCTGAAGGAACTTGGCGAGGGGCACGGCATCCGCTTCGAATTCGAGTGCTACGACGTGGGACATCTGTATAACCTGGCCCACTTCGTCGACCGCGGGCTCATCGAGCCGCCCTTCTTCGTGCAAACGATCTTCGGCATCCTGGGCGGTATCGGCACCGACCCGGAAGACCTCATGCACATGAAGCGCACCGCCGACCGCCTCTTTGGCGACGACTACGTCTGGTCGGTGCTGGGCGGCGGGCGTCACCAGTTCAATCTGGTCACGATGGGCGCCATCATGGGCAGCAATGTCCGGGTGGGATTGGAAGACAATCTCTATCTCGGCAAAGGCGAGCTGGCCGAGAGCAATGCCGATCAGGTCGCCAAGATCGTGCGTATTCTCAACGAGCTCTCGCTCGACATCGCCAGCCCGGACGAAGCCCGCGAAATGCTGCACACCAAGGGCGTGCATCAGGTTGCGTTCTAA
- a CDS encoding ubiquitin-like small modifier protein 1, with the protein MSTTTNVLVLIPAPLRRYTGGEAKVTASGATIAELIDNLDVAYPGIRDRIVENDGEIRRFVNVFVNGNNVRKLDGAQTAIKDGDEVGIVPAMAGGVALVPVIRLPSAMRDAIYAHGREGIRANVWE; encoded by the coding sequence ATGTCCACCACGACCAACGTGCTCGTGCTGATTCCGGCCCCGCTGCGCCGGTACACCGGCGGTGAAGCGAAGGTGACCGCCAGCGGTGCGACCATCGCCGAACTGATCGACAATCTGGATGTTGCCTATCCCGGCATACGCGACCGTATCGTCGAGAACGACGGTGAGATTCGCCGTTTCGTGAACGTCTTCGTGAATGGCAACAACGTGCGCAAGCTGGACGGCGCTCAAACGGCGATCAAGGATGGCGACGAGGTCGGTATCGTGCCAGCCATGGCGGGTGGAGTCGCGCTAGTGCCGGTCATTCGCCTGCCGTCCGCCATGCGTGACGCGATCTATGCGCACGGCCGGGAGGGTATCCGCGCGAATGTATGGGAATGA
- a CDS encoding LuxR C-terminal-related transcriptional regulator: MYRQVERGSGRTGLDTGTTEPRPHVPEFLELLPGPYGGPSRPRGMLYGRDRDLAELISLLTDPAERLITVTGPGGVGKTRLALEAAHRAEGIFVDGLVIVSLAPVRDPELVVPTIGQAIGLHRSDTAPMLMRIIGALHEQRVLLLLDNFEHVAEAGLDIARLLHACPRVTILATSRIPLHLQDERLFPVAPLAVEPSPTSGESELPGGVRLFLDRARQRDPSLIQNQSLVLDVQEICRQLDGLPLAIELAAAHIGTISPRELKQRLNPRLSLLSHGYRDLPERQRTMRATIAWSYELLSEWQRHAFQWLSVFVGGFRLHTAEALLTDRDAGDSAARNGEPFIETIGALVASNLLHRSPGAGNDDRYAMLEIVREFGIELLREHGELEQAHRAHASWYASNREWLDPNRFDSNESFIAHLWDIDAEYPNLLAALNRSAAMDDYQTVLDIAGNAATFWHHRGLLNEGRTWLQMGLERAPDAPPRSRGWALAGLGMVQWTQGDGPAAEPVLLEALSIAERIGEIELRALSLHMLALIDADAGKHERSIERIELALSIWRELRLPSDAAMALMIRSGFAPLPGERDLRERYVLEALDIFEEIGHRSGSGFCLLRLGRLWLDSGDERKAFDFFARAASAFLEIDERWAIARSLAYLSHLALQHRLTTEAATLIGVMDERLGRAGAQLALGFRPIAEETRARLEASMSRHAFGSATAAGARASVADIESLIASIQAAIFAREQLTQRERDVLELIAMGATDREIADALFISPRTVHTHVGHILTKLDVSSRRDAVRRARELRLIATNTSP, translated from the coding sequence ATGTATCGTCAAGTCGAGCGCGGGAGCGGACGAACCGGCCTGGACACCGGGACAACCGAACCCCGTCCACACGTACCCGAATTTCTGGAACTGCTTCCCGGACCGTACGGCGGCCCGTCACGGCCGCGTGGAATGCTCTATGGTCGTGACCGCGACCTTGCCGAGCTCATTTCGCTGCTCACCGACCCAGCTGAGCGCCTGATCACGGTTACCGGACCAGGCGGAGTCGGAAAAACCCGGCTCGCCCTCGAAGCGGCCCACCGGGCAGAAGGCATTTTCGTCGACGGTCTTGTGATCGTGTCCCTCGCTCCTGTGCGCGATCCGGAGCTCGTCGTCCCCACGATCGGACAGGCCATCGGTCTTCACCGCTCAGACACTGCGCCCATGCTGATGAGAATCATTGGAGCGCTTCACGAGCAGCGGGTCTTGTTGCTGCTGGACAACTTCGAGCACGTGGCGGAAGCGGGACTCGACATTGCCCGGCTGCTGCACGCCTGCCCGCGTGTGACAATCCTGGCAACGAGCCGCATCCCCCTGCACTTGCAGGACGAGCGGCTCTTCCCCGTCGCTCCGCTCGCCGTCGAGCCTTCGCCCACGTCGGGAGAATCGGAGCTTCCAGGAGGGGTCCGGCTCTTCCTCGATCGCGCCCGCCAGCGCGATCCTTCGCTCATCCAGAACCAGTCGCTGGTGCTCGATGTGCAGGAAATCTGCCGCCAGCTCGACGGATTGCCGCTCGCCATCGAGCTCGCCGCGGCGCATATCGGAACCATCTCTCCACGCGAGCTCAAGCAGCGCCTGAATCCGCGGCTTTCCCTGCTCTCGCATGGCTATCGTGACCTCCCCGAACGGCAGCGCACCATGCGCGCCACCATCGCCTGGAGCTACGAGCTCCTGAGCGAATGGCAGCGCCACGCCTTCCAATGGCTCTCGGTGTTCGTGGGAGGCTTTCGCCTACACACCGCCGAAGCCCTGCTCACCGACCGAGATGCCGGAGATTCCGCCGCGCGGAACGGGGAGCCCTTCATCGAAACGATCGGCGCTCTCGTCGCCAGCAACCTGCTCCATCGTTCGCCCGGCGCCGGGAATGACGATCGCTATGCGATGCTCGAGATCGTGCGCGAATTTGGGATCGAGCTGCTGCGGGAGCATGGAGAACTCGAACAAGCGCACCGCGCGCATGCATCGTGGTACGCCTCGAACCGCGAATGGCTCGATCCGAACCGCTTCGACAGCAACGAGTCGTTCATCGCGCATCTTTGGGATATCGATGCGGAGTACCCCAATCTCCTTGCCGCCCTCAACCGCAGCGCCGCAATGGACGACTACCAGACTGTCCTCGATATCGCGGGCAACGCGGCAACGTTCTGGCATCATCGCGGACTGCTGAACGAAGGGCGAACCTGGCTGCAGATGGGGCTGGAACGAGCGCCCGATGCGCCCCCGCGATCCCGAGGCTGGGCTCTCGCCGGTTTGGGGATGGTGCAGTGGACCCAGGGCGACGGGCCAGCCGCCGAACCTGTGCTCCTGGAAGCATTGTCGATTGCCGAACGCATCGGAGAAATCGAACTGCGCGCGCTCTCGTTGCATATGCTGGCGCTCATCGACGCCGACGCTGGCAAACACGAACGCTCCATCGAGCGGATCGAGCTGGCCTTGTCCATTTGGCGCGAACTCCGGCTCCCTTCCGATGCGGCCATGGCGCTCATGATCCGAAGCGGCTTCGCGCCGTTGCCAGGTGAGCGCGACCTTCGGGAGCGCTATGTGCTGGAGGCGCTGGACATTTTCGAGGAGATTGGGCACAGGAGCGGCTCTGGGTTCTGTCTGCTCCGTCTGGGGCGGCTTTGGCTCGATTCAGGCGACGAGCGCAAGGCATTCGACTTTTTCGCCCGAGCAGCATCTGCCTTCCTGGAAATCGATGAACGCTGGGCAATTGCGAGATCACTTGCGTATCTCAGCCATCTTGCTCTGCAGCACCGATTGACCACCGAAGCCGCTACTCTGATCGGCGTCATGGACGAGCGCCTCGGACGCGCCGGAGCGCAGCTTGCCCTCGGCTTTCGTCCCATCGCCGAGGAAACGCGCGCCCGTCTCGAAGCGTCGATGTCGCGGCACGCCTTCGGATCGGCAACTGCGGCAGGCGCCCGCGCGAGTGTGGCGGACATCGAATCGCTCATCGCATCGATCCAGGCCGCGATCTTTGCGCGCGAGCAACTGACCCAACGCGAGCGAGACGTCCTGGAGCTGATAGCCATGGGCGCCACTGATCGCGAAATCGCCGACGCGCTCTTCATCAGTCCGCGCACCGTGCACACCCACGTCGGTCATATCCTCACCAAGCTCGACGTCTCGTCTCGTCGGGACGCGGTGCGTCGCGCCCGGGAACTGCGCTTGATTGCCACCAACACATCTCCATAA
- a CDS encoding YafY family protein, whose translation MYDPSMRVLTVLELLQARERVTGKQLAEHLEVSDRTVQRYIMRLQDLGVPVESTRGPGGYYRLKPGFRIPPLMFDADEALAVSIGLDALGSIGLGTIAPAAESAKSKLERVLPLQLRERVNAVRTAMMLERPRRTVDADSSVLSTLAMAVYQHQRVRMGYRRVDGRATVRTIEPYGLMLHNGRWFLGAYCTLRRGQRLFRVDRIASIESVGETFVPPDAFDMKEFVYRGLAYAASDWKIEVWLDCSVEDALRRFPVAYAEFVPDGRGTVMKRGSDDLEDVALTLLFSRCQFEIRRPDELYDAFHRVATQALAVAGKADS comes from the coding sequence ATGTACGACCCTTCGATGCGAGTGTTGACCGTGCTCGAGCTCTTGCAGGCGCGCGAACGGGTGACCGGCAAGCAGTTGGCGGAACATCTGGAGGTGAGCGACCGCACCGTCCAGCGGTACATCATGCGCCTACAGGATCTGGGGGTTCCGGTCGAATCGACCCGCGGTCCCGGAGGGTATTACCGGCTGAAACCGGGGTTTCGCATACCGCCGCTGATGTTCGATGCTGATGAGGCGCTGGCGGTTTCCATTGGTCTCGATGCGCTCGGGTCGATCGGCCTGGGCACGATCGCACCGGCGGCGGAGAGCGCCAAGTCGAAATTGGAGCGGGTGCTGCCGCTGCAGCTGCGCGAGCGTGTGAATGCCGTGCGCACCGCGATGATGCTGGAGCGGCCACGCCGCACGGTCGACGCCGATTCTTCGGTGCTTTCCACACTGGCGATGGCCGTCTATCAGCACCAGCGGGTCCGCATGGGCTACCGGCGGGTCGATGGCCGCGCCACGGTACGCACCATCGAACCATACGGGCTAATGCTTCACAACGGCCGCTGGTTTTTGGGAGCCTATTGCACCTTGCGGCGCGGACAGCGGCTTTTCCGGGTCGACCGCATTGCCAGCATCGAGTCTGTGGGGGAAACCTTCGTGCCTCCGGACGCCTTCGACATGAAAGAGTTCGTCTATCGCGGGCTGGCGTATGCGGCCAGCGACTGGAAGATCGAGGTGTGGCTGGATTGTTCGGTGGAGGACGCCCTGCGCCGCTTCCCGGTCGCCTATGCGGAGTTCGTACCGGATGGAAGAGGAACCGTGATGAAGCGGGGATCGGATGATCTGGAAGATGTCGCGCTTACGCTTCTGTTCTCCCGATGCCAATTCGAGATCCGCCGCCCGGATGAGCTGTATGACGCGTTTCACCGTGTGGCAACCCAGGCGCTAGCGGTTGCGGGAAAGGCGGACTCCTGA
- a CDS encoding LuxR C-terminal-related transcriptional regulator codes for MNDRVSAERPSLWREAYALPHPVFTLVGRDQDIAAMHDALRQGARLLTLTGAAGTGKTALAVELAQQLSAGAEVSAFLRLAPLRDAALVPKLLASVCALDGWPDLPIDRFPSELHGVLVLDAFDHVRDAGASIVTLLERCPRLIVVITSHDALHLPMETAISLRPIDPIASQMLLQARAARYRDRAPEQSDVVVTMDGNPLSLELFGGLLQTGRSPQIDPSADTGSTLNTLIEQAIDALPPHARRLFERLCVCAAGFEASAVATLADCVPSIEGDSSVHLKAMTELGLVCQPGTAAVAASFEIATAVREVGLSRLNESGELAAVRLAYSNHLLARAAKVGELLSGPRRNAALAWFEREYAGLRLAFGSFVQMNRVQHARALAEALLPYWLIRRRFREARRWLTVALELTSPPYSDDSEVELLVALGLLELYLGNDAAARTRALAGARPGMQVPQTGWRGAALATLGMLAAREGDLDRAIGLYRVYLEATRAAHDGVTWAPQLRAITRLALASAYLARGELEDAEYHATMALKRAISLGDPLLVGYARVNLAAIAAARPELDTALELYREGILLLIEQPHTSAASAGILGLACIAQQMGATTVAVRLLKLARAMLDAGSPIPPFLVSFDPDELETLLPEKTRTTVGQAPIPESIDQLSGAAAIVGKSIDALAGAQTPSESTPVRKGRGGLSNRELEALCLAAEDMTDLEIADALFISKRTASDHMRNVIGKLGVNSRTGAVARALREGWCS; via the coding sequence ATGAACGATCGCGTTTCAGCCGAACGCCCTTCCCTTTGGCGGGAGGCGTACGCGCTACCCCACCCGGTCTTCACGCTCGTGGGGCGGGATCAGGACATCGCGGCGATGCACGACGCGCTGCGGCAGGGCGCCCGATTGCTCACGCTCACAGGTGCAGCCGGCACTGGGAAGACGGCTCTCGCCGTCGAACTGGCACAACAACTTAGCGCCGGTGCCGAGGTATCCGCATTTCTGCGCTTGGCGCCGTTGCGTGATGCCGCGCTCGTGCCGAAGCTGCTCGCCTCGGTCTGCGCATTGGACGGTTGGCCCGATCTGCCCATCGACCGGTTCCCTTCGGAACTGCACGGCGTCTTGGTGCTGGATGCGTTCGATCATGTGCGGGACGCGGGCGCATCGATCGTCACATTGCTTGAGCGATGTCCACGACTGATCGTGGTGATCACCAGCCATGACGCGTTGCACCTCCCGATGGAAACCGCTATCTCCCTCAGGCCTATCGATCCAATCGCGAGTCAGATGCTGCTGCAAGCGCGTGCCGCGCGCTATCGTGATCGAGCACCGGAACAGAGTGACGTGGTCGTGACTATGGATGGAAACCCACTTAGCCTGGAATTGTTTGGGGGGCTTCTTCAGACAGGCCGCTCGCCTCAGATAGACCCATCCGCGGACACCGGTTCGACCCTCAACACCTTGATCGAGCAAGCCATCGATGCGCTTCCTCCTCATGCGCGACGGTTGTTCGAACGGCTGTGCGTCTGCGCGGCCGGATTCGAAGCAAGCGCGGTCGCTACACTCGCTGACTGCGTGCCGAGCATCGAGGGCGACAGTTCGGTCCATCTCAAGGCAATGACGGAGCTGGGACTGGTCTGTCAGCCGGGGACAGCCGCGGTCGCGGCGTCATTCGAGATTGCGACTGCGGTCCGGGAAGTGGGATTGTCCCGGCTCAACGAGTCCGGCGAGCTGGCCGCGGTCCGATTGGCCTATTCCAATCATCTTCTTGCTCGAGCTGCCAAGGTGGGCGAACTACTTTCCGGACCCCGGCGCAACGCGGCCCTGGCCTGGTTCGAGCGGGAATATGCCGGGCTACGATTGGCATTCGGGTCGTTCGTGCAGATGAATCGCGTCCAGCATGCCCGTGCGCTGGCGGAGGCGTTGCTTCCGTATTGGTTGATTCGCCGCCGCTTTCGAGAAGCCCGGCGGTGGTTGACCGTCGCACTGGAGTTGACGTCGCCTCCGTACTCCGATGATAGCGAAGTGGAGCTCCTGGTCGCACTCGGGCTTTTGGAGCTGTACCTCGGGAACGATGCCGCCGCGCGGACGCGCGCGCTTGCCGGCGCGCGGCCAGGAATGCAAGTACCCCAAACAGGCTGGCGTGGAGCCGCCCTTGCGACACTCGGAATGCTGGCGGCGCGCGAGGGTGATCTCGATCGGGCTATCGGGCTCTATCGGGTCTATCTCGAGGCAACCCGCGCTGCTCACGACGGGGTTACCTGGGCGCCACAGCTTCGGGCGATCACCCGGCTGGCGCTGGCATCGGCCTATCTGGCACGTGGCGAGCTGGAAGATGCGGAGTACCACGCCACCATGGCCCTGAAGCGCGCGATTTCATTGGGCGACCCGCTCCTGGTTGGATATGCGCGCGTCAATCTGGCCGCAATTGCAGCGGCGAGACCTGAACTCGATACCGCGCTGGAGCTCTATCGGGAAGGCATCTTGCTGTTGATCGAGCAACCGCATACGAGCGCGGCCAGCGCGGGCATTCTAGGTCTGGCGTGCATCGCGCAGCAGATGGGCGCAACGACGGTCGCTGTTCGGCTGCTGAAGTTGGCGCGCGCGATGCTCGATGCAGGGAGTCCCATTCCACCTTTTTTGGTCTCGTTTGACCCGGATGAACTGGAGACGCTCCTGCCGGAGAAGACCCGAACGACGGTCGGGCAAGCGCCGATTCCGGAGTCGATCGACCAGCTTTCGGGCGCGGCGGCGATCGTCGGGAAAAGCATCGATGCGCTTGCTGGTGCGCAAACGCCATCCGAATCGACACCTGTGCGGAAGGGACGAGGCGGACTATCCAATCGTGAGCTCGAAGCGCTCTGCCTCGCGGCAGAAGACATGACAGATCTGGAAATTGCCGATGCGCTCTTCATCTCGAAGCGCACGGCGTCGGATCACATGCGCAATGTGATCGGCAAACTGGGCGTCAACAGCCGGACGGGCGCCGTCGCCCGCGCTCTGCGAGAGGGGTGGTGTTCCTGA